From the genome of Nitrosomonas sp. Is79A3:
GGCTCTTCTTTAAGCAATGGTACGACGGCATAGCGTTGTGCGTGAATAGACGAAACTGTTTCGATTTCTGCTAGCTCGTTGCTAGCGCGCTGACACAATAAGGGTGAGTGGACCGTCGTTGCAGCAACGCTGTTATTGATGATCCACGCCCACGGCTCAATACCAGCGCGACGCAAATCGGCTTGCAGGCTGGCGGCCTCCAGCACGGGCGTCGTTTCCGCCAATGTAACAAGCAATATTTTGGTTTGCTTAGGGTTTTGCAGTTGCATCATCGGTGTTGCGTAGTGCACGATGGAACTGTCCATTTGTTTGATGACTTCGCGATGATAAGCACCGGTAGCATCCAATAATAGTAACGTGTGGCCGGTCGGTGCAGTGTCCATCACGACAAATTTCTTACCCGCTTCGCGGATTATTCGTGAGAATGCCTGAAATACGGCAATTTCTTCGGTGCAAGGCGAGCGTAAGTCTTCTTCCAACAAAGCCCTGCCTTTGGCATCCAGATGTGCGCCCTTGGTTTCCAGGACATGCTGACGGTAACGCTCGGTTTCTACATGCGGATCAATCCGGTCAACCAGTAAATTCTCCATCGCCCCGCTGAGCGTTTCGCTTAAATGCGCTGCCGGGTCTGATGTGGTCAAGTGCACTGGCAAGCCACGATGCGCCAGATTCACGGCAATAGCCGCAGCCAGTGTGGTTTTGCCGACACCGCCTTTGCCCATCAACATGATTAAACCGCATCCGTCCTCGGCAATCTCATCAATCAAACTGGATAAGCTGGGAAATGGGATTGCAGTATGAATAAATTCTTTGCCACCTTCGTCAGGCGGAGCATCAATCAGTAATTTCCGTAACGCGGTCAATCCGACCAGGTTGAATGATTTAAGCGCAATGCGGTCGCAAGGCAAGTGGTTGAGAACTTCCGGCATGGCCGCCAGAGCATCTTGTTCGCGCTGGAAGATTGCAGCAGCTAAAGGATCTCGTGACGTTTCGGCTTGCGGCAATAAGCCATTGATGACCAGAAATTGTTTCGTCAATCCGATAACCGTTAATTCTTCATGCGTCCGCGCTACCTCGCGTAACGTGGCTTGTTGCGCACGAGCCACCAATATTAATCGGCTGCGCTTCGAGTCAGCGAGAGCGTCTACCGCTGCTTTGTATTGGGTGCGCTGTTTTTCCAGACCAGCCAACGGGCCAAGACATGACGCATCGCCTTTGCCTTCCGCAAGAAAATCACTCCACGCGCCGGGTAATTGCAGCAACCGAATGGTGTGGCCGGTCGGCGCGGTGTCGAAGATAATATGATCGTAGTCCGCAGTCAGCGCCGAATCGGTCAATAGCGCGGTAAATTCATCGAAGGCGGCAATTTCGGTCGTGCAAGCACCGGATAATTGCTCTTCGATACCTTTGACTACCGTATCCGGCAACACACCGCGCACCGGACCGACAATGCGGTCACGGTAAGCTTGGGCAGCCGCTTGCGGGTCTATTTCCAAAGCGGCTAAACGGGGTACTGCGGTAATTGCCGTAACCTGATTCCCAATCGTGATACCGAACACTTGGCCAACGTTAGAAGCCGGATCAGTGCTGACCAATAATACCCGTTGACCGGCATCGGCCAGCGTTATCGCCGTGGCGCAAGCCAGTGACGTTTTGCCGACCCCGCCTTTACCGGTAAAAAACAGAAAACGCGGCGGCTGATTGAGAAATTTGGGTTTGGTCATGAGGCGGGTTTGTGTTAGCAACAGCCGCCGCAGCAACTCGATTCTTCGACTTCTTCCTCAAGAGGAATTCCCGCCCAGCGCGCGAGTTCGCTACGCTGCGGGTAGCGGCCTGCCAATGCCACTTCTCCGTCTACCAGTATTAATGGCAGCGCTTCAGCACCGGAGCGCTCCAAAAATCCTTTCACCGTAGAATTGTCTGCAAAAGCCATGGGTTGCTGTGCCAGATTAAAGCGCTCGATTGCAACATCGTGCTGTTTGACCCAATCGACATCTGCGGAGAAACCGACCAATTCCTGGTCTACGTCGGAACCGCAAACGCCTGAGCTACAGCATGAAGCAGGGTCAAATACATGGATAGTTGTCATTTTGATTCTCCAATGGTTGAGTAATAAAGTTTCGATAGGATCCAGTTAACACAGAATAGAAACGGATGTTTGCCTGCAGATTATCGGCTGCGATAGGAGCATGAAAGTTTTTCATCCTGCTATTTTTTAGTCAACTATTCAGCTGTTGTTTTCATCACAGCAAACTTCAGCGGAACTACACGGAATCCCGATGCAGCAATTCTCGGTGAGATAACCCAATAACGCATTCATGGTCGCAAAATTCGCCGAGTAATAAATAAAGCGGCTTTCCTGCCGGGCAATGACCAGCTCCGCATGCGTCAATTCTTTCAGGTGAAAAGATAGCGTTGCATTGGGAATGTTCAATTCCTTGGCAAGCTGACCCGCCGGAAGTCCCGTTTCGCCGGCCTGAACCAGAACCCGGAAAATCGTGAGGCGGGTTTCCTGTGCTAGGGCGGCAAGCGCTTTAACTGCAATGCCCATTTCCATGTTTCCATAATATTGGAAATAAAGAATTATGTCAATTCTTTTGCTGTAATTTATTCAGAAGCTTCATTTGTCATGCCGAACGCAGTGAGGAATCTTTGCGGATCGAGAGTAAATATTTCTCGCGGTGCTTGAAATGGCAGTTCTCTTAAAATACCCTAATGGCCCGAGTCAGGCGAAGGATGACTCGATTGCGTGGGTGTGCGGTTGCAGCGGGACAACGGCTTATTATTTTGCTGTCCAGGGATAAAGACGCGGAATAAATAGCGTCAGGGCAACGGCAAGCGCTATGGCGACCAATGAACCCGCAACAAACACTTCCCAAGTATCGGGTTTGAGCGCGCCCAACGTGATGATCAGCAATAGCATGGGTAAATCGAGAAAATGCGTGAATGCCGGTACATTCTCGGCGCGTGCTTTTTCCAATTCGGGTGTAAATTCGCCAACCTGTAAAGCTTCTTGGGTCAAACGCCGCAAGCGCATGAAGTAGATCCTGGTAACGGTATTGCCCTCGATGAACTCAAAAACAAACAGAAAGACCATGCCCGCAAGCCAGGGTATGGAAATAAAATTCCAGCCACCAAAGAATTCAACAATCAACCAGGTGCCGGAGATGAGAAGAACAATTGCACCCGGGACAACGACGCCGTCATAAAACACCGCAATGTTGCACACGGACTCGGAAAAACGCACCAGTTCACGCGACTGCCGGGATCGTAAATCACTCAACCAAACACCGATCAAACCGCTGCCAATCAAGACGACGCCGATGATGTGCGCGAGTTTTAGCAGTTCGTAGGTCATGGTTTTGAGTCCTTAGTGAAGTGTTGGCCGTTCATCGACTCAGCAATGCGACGTAATTTCGGCGGAAGCCCATTGCCAGAGTATTCCTCAAGCTCTTACAATTCAAATTTCATGGAGTTTCTTAAGAAACCTCAACGTTTGAGTTAGGCGTTGCTTGTACATTCTGCGAATGAGCGTACGAACCCAAGACATTGCGGTTTCGATTGCCCAATCTGTTTGGGCGGGCGTCAGAGTGGGCATTGGCTCGGACCCTGGACCGTGTCCGAGGGAGTTTCGCACCTTCCGGAAGTACTCTTTGAGCATGTCGCCTTCCCATACAGCTATAAGGCAGCCGTTGTTCTTGCTCACCAGATTGTTAATATACGCAGCCGCACCGCTCTCGTTGCCCCTCGTCCACCCCTTTGCGTCCGACACAACTTTGTTAGCACTCTCTAGTGCCTTCGCGGCGAAGAGGGCTGGATCCTTGTCGTTGGAGTCACGCCGATCAAGAGCTTCCTTCATGTCGATGTCGACGTTCTTCCACATTGGATCAGCGACGAGTTGCCAGAAAGGTGTCGCGATGTGCTGTTCGATCGTCTGATCGAGAGAAACCTGAATGAAGCCGTTGTGGTAGGTAAGGGGAGCGCCAGCGCGGCGGAAGCGTTCGTTCAATTCTTCAACCTGGGCCTGAAATGTGGCGTTTTGAATCACCCCGGGTTCTCTGGAGGCTGTTTGGTTTAAGTAACTTTGGCAGAATCCAAGTTGGCTAACTGCCGGTAGTATTGTGCCTCAGCTTCCGCCGGCGGTATATAGCCGATGGGTCCAAGCAAACGCTGGTGATTGAACCAGAACACCCAGTTCAACGTCGCCAATTCAACGGATTCCCTGTTTTTCCATGGCCCCTGCTTGTGAATCAATTCAGCTTTGTAAAGCCCGTTGATCGTTTCGGCTAGTGCGTTATCGTAGCTATCTCCTTTACTGCCAACCGACGGTTCTATTCCAGCCTCGGCAAGCCGCTCCGTATAACGGATAGAGACATACTGGGAACCCCGGTCGCTGTGGTGAATCAAGGCACCCAGCTCCGGTTGCCGGGCGTATAAAGCCTGCTCCAGCGCATCCAGTACGAAGTCCGTGTGCATGCTGGAACTGACCCGCCAACCCACGATGCACCGGGCAAACACGTCGATGACGAACGCGACATATAGCCAGCCCTGCCAGGTGGAAACATAGGTGAAATCCGACACCCATAACTGGTTTGGGCGATCCGCCTTGAATTGCCGGTTTACGCGATCCAGCGGGCACGGCAGCGCCTTGTCCGGAACCGTGGTTCGCACAACCTTGCCGCGCCGCACACCTTCCAGCCCCAACCGTTTCATGAGCCGTTCAACAGTGCAGCGAGCTACCTGCATTCCTTCGCGCTTAAGTTGCCGCCATACCTTGTCGGCACCATACACCTGCAGGTTAGCCTGCCACACACGCTGAATTTCTGGCATCAAAACCTCATCGCGTTGGGCACGAGTGCAACGCAATGCCGGATTGCGCCGCTCGGCCGCGTGACGCCGATACCCTGACGGGGCGACCTGCAATACCTTGCAGATCGGCTCGACCCCGTGGGTGTCACGATACCGGTCGATGAACGACCTCAGGATTTGAGTTTGCGGTCGAGCTCCGCCTGGGCGAAAAAAGCACTGGCCAGTTTCAGAATTTCATTGGCGCGACGTAATTCCTTGACCTCACGCTCCAGTGCTTTGATGCGTTCGCGCTCTTCACTGGTGATGCCATCTCGTAGGCCTGTGTCGATCTCGTGCTTCTTTACCCAATCATGCAATGTCGGCGGCGCGCAGCCGATCTTGGGCGCAATCGATTCTATCGTCGCCCACAGCGAAGGGTACTCACTGCGATGCTCTTGCACCAGGCGGACTGCTCGTTCTTTTACTTCGGGGGAATATTTGTTTGTTTTGTTCATCGCTCCATTCTCTCAAGATTTGGAGCCTCCTCAAAACCCGGGGCGATTCATTTAGCGAGGCGTTCCATGCCTTTACTCCGTCGATGGCACTACCGGGCAAGCGAAGTCCTTTGGTGGGTGATCCGTCGTGCAACTTAGCTTCGAGTAGAGTATTCGGGAACCGCGTGTTCGCTTGTGCGACCTCTTCCTCGCGAATGCGCATGGCGAGTTCGATAAAGCTGAGCCGTTCCTTGACGAAGGCATCGGGACTGACGAGATTGGGAGGAGGCTGTGCGTTCACGAACTGCTCGCACGCGTAATCCCAACCGAAGAAGCCGGACACAGGCCAGTCTTGCCCCGCGGGACCCTTCTGCGTGTACGAGTAGTAGCGCTGGGCCAATTCATTGATGCCTAGCTCGCGTGCAAGGCGATCGTGGATGAGCTTCCATTTCGCCTCATTGGCGTCGATCTTCTTCCCCTCGGCGTTGTAGTAGGGGAAGACGTCCTTCGCGAGGGTGACAGTCTGATTCAAGAGTCGTCTCTCTGACTCGGAGTAGGCCGACCAGATTGGGTACTTCAGGTATCGATAGGCAAAGATGTCAGTGAGCATTGCGTTCGCGGAAGCGTGATGGAGTTCGGGGCGTCCGAGATTGCGGCGAGCTGGGACTGCGACGCCCAGCTAGAATTAGATTTCCGGAATGACGCAATTGATTGCGTCAAAAAAATGAATCAATGCGGTAAGCTTCAAGATATTCCCTTATCTTTTATGATCATCGATCGATTGAACTGCCATCATTCCGATAATATCAGACTCATTGTGATCCACAAAATACGGTGACCAAATAAATTCCTGCTTCTGGCGAGCTCGCAGTGAATTCGGACTCAAACATAACAGATCTGACTTCGTGGATTACTTTATGACGCAATAGTCTCTTAATGGGTACAATACCGGCAATTCGCGAAAACTCTCGCTCTATGGTTACTAACCCAAACATGTCGACTCAATCTTTAGATTCTTCCCAATTACGCATTACCATCGACCCGGATTCACTGGGATTTTCGGATACTTCGGAATTACTGCAACGGCCGTTATCCTGGATCGGACAGGAGCGGGCAGAAGCGGCTGCGCGTTTTGGTCTTGGCATCATGCAGCCGGATTATCATTTGTTTGTGCTGGGGGAAGCGGGATCGGGACGCACTTCGTTGTTGCATCAAGCGATGATAGACGCGGCGGCTGACCATCCAGCGCCAGCGGATTTGTGCTACCTGTATAATTTTATCGCGCCTGAGAAGCCGCTGGCTTTGCACTTGCCTGCCGGGCAGGGGCGGATGTTGCGTCAGTCGCTACTGCAACTGGCTAAATCGCTGCCGGCGGAAATCGCGCAATGCTTGAGTGGGCAGGATTTCAAGCTCAAAAGTGATCGCACTGAGAAAAAATTCAAAACGGAAGCAACGCAAGCGTATGCCAAGCTGGACAAGATTTCGGAATCACTGCATTTCACGATTCACCGCGAAGACGAGCGGATTGTATTTACTTTATTGGATGAAAAAGGCGAGATCCTGACTGCAGAAAATTTACTGAAGTTACCCAGGACACGCCGAGCTGAAATAGAGCAGGCGGAGCAGGAATTACGTGAAGCGATTATTCTCTATTTTGAGGAATTCAAACGGGTAGAGAAAGAAAAAGATGTGGCGTTGACTGCATTGCAACGCTGCAGTGTGCAACCCTTATTGAATCTTACCTTGAAGAAAATTCAGGATGAATTACAACAGTCATTACAACTGGATCGGCTTAAGACTTATTTTGAACAAATAGAATCGGATATTCTCGATAATCTGGTGCTGTTTGAAGCAAATAACGTCGACGAAGAGAAGCAGCAGGCAGAATTAAATCAGATTTTCTCGCGCTTCCAAATCAATCTCGTCGTGGATAATGCGGATCTGCATGGAGCGCCGGTCATTATTGAAGATAACCCCTCAGCGTGTGCATTGTTTGGCAGTATCGATTATCAGTTTGAGGAAGGCAGACTAAAAACTAATTTCATGCGTATTCGCGCCGGCAGTTTATTAAAGGCGCATGGCGGATTTCTCATGCTGCACCTGGATGATTTGCTGACGGATGGCCAGCTATGGGTAAAGCTGCGGCGATTCTTGCGAAGTAAACGGTTACAAATCGAAGAGCCCGGCTCCGCATTAACCTCGAATACGCCCGTATTCCTCGAACCGGAAGCAGTGGACGTGAATGTCAAAATCATTCTGATCGGATCGCGGGATGAATATTATGAATTGGAGGAAATTGATCCTGAGTTCATGCGGCGCTTCCGTGTGAAAGTGGATTTTGCCGGAAGCTTCATCGCCAGCGCGGAAACCTACCAGGCATCGTCTGTTTTTGTCGCGCACGCCTGCGAAGCGGCAAAGTTACCGCATTTTTCTGCCGCCGCAGTCGCGCGGTTACTGGAAGAATCGCACCGGGAAGTGGAGGATCAAAAACGCCAAAGCGCAATTTTTGCGCGCACCGAAATGCTGGTGCTGGAGAGTGCTGCCTTATGCGGTGCCCGTCACGGGCGTGTCGTGGAAGTTACGGATATTTCCGCAGCGCTCCAAGCGCGCACACTCCGCCATAATTATCCGGATTTGCGCTTGCAGGAATCCATTATGGAGGGCGAAATCGCCATTGCATTACATGGTGCAGAAGTAGGGCAACTCAACGCATTGACGCAGATCGATTTGGGCGACCATCGCTTTGGTACGCCGGTGCGGGTCACTGCACGCACTTTTGCCGGGGAGGACGGGGTGCTGAATATTGCCCGTGAAGTGGACATGTCCGGACCGATTCACGATAAGGGTATGTTCATATTGCAAAACTACCTGACCGGATTATTTACGCATATTGCGCCGCTCGCACTCAGTGCGTCGATAGTTTTTGAGCAGGAATACTCCAGCATCGAAGGTGATTCCGCTTCCTGCGCTGAATTTTTCGTTTTGCTGTCATCGCTGGCGGAAGCGCCGCTGAAACAAAGTATTGCGGTGACCGGCGCGCTGAATCAATACGGTGAAGTGCTGCCGGTGGGTGGCATTAACGACAAGATTGAAGGTTATTTCAAGCTGTGTGAAAAAATGGGTTTAAACGGTGAACAAGGTGTGCTGATTCCGCATCATAACCGGCAACACTTGGTGCTAGATTACAAAATTATGGAGGCCGTTGAAAAAGGCTTGTTTGCGATTTATACCATGGAGCATGTCACACAGGGCCTGGAATTGCTAACCGGTTGCCCAGCGGGACTTACCGAACAAAGTCGGACAATGGGTTATTCGCCGGATACGGTTCTGGGGTATGCACAGCGAGCATTGCTGGTTTTCCGCCGCGCTTGTCAGTTAACCCAACACCCTAAAACAGAGCATAGACGGCTGCCATCGCGCGCGGAAAAATAATTGCACCCAATTCTTCTCTAAAATGACTGCTTTATATCAGCGGAGTATAGGTGCGATTAAGAATCTGATTTATTTTCAGCCATATAAAAACCGGTCAAACAAATTCAAATTGAATCCATTTGACCGGTCTCTGAATTAAAAGCTAAGCGATAATTAAACGCTAATCACTTTTTTTGCAAAACGGAATTTTCTTAAATAGCGGGATACACAACAAACCAATAAGAAGCCCAATCAGCATCATTCCATAGTTTTGGAAATTATTGTTGGTGAACGCAGTGATTTGTCTGACCATGGCGCTTTGTTCCGCTTTGTCCGAGATTTTAGGGAGATTCTCAGCTTCATAGGTGTCGTTGATATTGTATGGTGTTACCCCAGGAATACTGGGTATATTTTCCCCGCCTTTACCAACCACCAATTGTGCTTTCATGCCTTTTTCCATGTGATGGGAAATGTCGCAGTGAACCAGAAACGTATCATCGGTTCCCGGGACGA
Proteins encoded in this window:
- a CDS encoding IS3 family transposase (programmed frameshift), giving the protein MNKTNKYSPEVKERAVRLVQEHRSEYPSLWATIESIAPKIGCAPPTLHDWVKKHEIDTGLRDGITSEERERIKALEREVKELRRANEILKLASAFFGPGGARPQTQILRSFIDRYRDTHGVEPICKVLQVAPSGYRRHAAERRNPALRCTRAQRDEVLMPEIQRVWQANLQVYGADKVWRQLKREGMQVARCTVERLMKRLGLEGVRRGKVVRTTVPDKALPCPLDRVNRQFKADRPNQLWVSDFTYVSTWQGWLYVAFVIDVFARCIVGWRVSSSMHTDFVLDALEQALYARQPELGALIHHSDRGSQYVSIRYTERLAEAGIEPSVGSKGDSYDNALAETINGLYKAELIHKQGPWKNRESVELATLNWVFWFNHQRLLGPIGYIPPAEAEAQYYRQLANLDSAKVT
- a CDS encoding ATP-binding protein, with translation MSTQSLDSSQLRITIDPDSLGFSDTSELLQRPLSWIGQERAEAAARFGLGIMQPDYHLFVLGEAGSGRTSLLHQAMIDAAADHPAPADLCYLYNFIAPEKPLALHLPAGQGRMLRQSLLQLAKSLPAEIAQCLSGQDFKLKSDRTEKKFKTEATQAYAKLDKISESLHFTIHREDERIVFTLLDEKGEILTAENLLKLPRTRRAEIEQAEQELREAIILYFEEFKRVEKEKDVALTALQRCSVQPLLNLTLKKIQDELQQSLQLDRLKTYFEQIESDILDNLVLFEANNVDEEKQQAELNQIFSRFQINLVVDNADLHGAPVIIEDNPSACALFGSIDYQFEEGRLKTNFMRIRAGSLLKAHGGFLMLHLDDLLTDGQLWVKLRRFLRSKRLQIEEPGSALTSNTPVFLEPEAVDVNVKIILIGSRDEYYELEEIDPEFMRRFRVKVDFAGSFIASAETYQASSVFVAHACEAAKLPHFSAAAVARLLEESHREVEDQKRQSAIFARTEMLVLESAALCGARHGRVVEVTDISAALQARTLRHNYPDLRLQESIMEGEIAIALHGAEVGQLNALTQIDLGDHRFGTPVRVTARTFAGEDGVLNIAREVDMSGPIHDKGMFILQNYLTGLFTHIAPLALSASIVFEQEYSSIEGDSASCAEFFVLLSSLAEAPLKQSIAVTGALNQYGEVLPVGGINDKIEGYFKLCEKMGLNGEQGVLIPHHNRQHLVLDYKIMEAVEKGLFAIYTMEHVTQGLELLTGCPAGLTEQSRTMGYSPDTVLGYAQRALLVFRRACQLTQHPKTEHRRLPSRAEK
- the arsD gene encoding arsenite efflux transporter metallochaperone ArsD is translated as MTTIHVFDPASCCSSGVCGSDVDQELVGFSADVDWVKQHDVAIERFNLAQQPMAFADNSTVKGFLERSGAEALPLILVDGEVALAGRYPQRSELARWAGIPLEEEVEESSCCGGCC
- the arsA gene encoding arsenical pump-driving ATPase, whose translation is MTKPKFLNQPPRFLFFTGKGGVGKTSLACATAITLADAGQRVLLVSTDPASNVGQVFGITIGNQVTAITAVPRLAALEIDPQAAAQAYRDRIVGPVRGVLPDTVVKGIEEQLSGACTTEIAAFDEFTALLTDSALTADYDHIIFDTAPTGHTIRLLQLPGAWSDFLAEGKGDASCLGPLAGLEKQRTQYKAAVDALADSKRSRLILVARAQQATLREVARTHEELTVIGLTKQFLVINGLLPQAETSRDPLAAAIFQREQDALAAMPEVLNHLPCDRIALKSFNLVGLTALRKLLIDAPPDEGGKEFIHTAIPFPSLSSLIDEIAEDGCGLIMLMGKGGVGKTTLAAAIAVNLAHRGLPVHLTTSDPAAHLSETLSGAMENLLVDRIDPHVETERYRQHVLETKGAHLDAKGRALLEEDLRSPCTEEIAVFQAFSRIIREAGKKFVVMDTAPTGHTLLLLDATGAYHREVIKQMDSSIVHYATPMMQLQNPKQTKILLVTLAETTPVLEAASLQADLRRAGIEPWAWIINNSVAATTVHSPLLCQRASNELAEIETVSSIHAQRYAVVPLLKEEPVGVIRLLELAGR
- a CDS encoding metalloregulator ArsR/SmtB family transcription factor, which gives rise to MEMGIAVKALAALAQETRLTIFRVLVQAGETGLPAGQLAKELNIPNATLSFHLKELTHAELVIARQESRFIYYSANFATMNALLGYLTENCCIGIPCSSAEVCCDENNS
- a CDS encoding DUF2269 family protein, with the translated sequence MTYELLKLAHIIGVVLIGSGLIGVWLSDLRSRQSRELVRFSESVCNIAVFYDGVVVPGAIVLLISGTWLIVEFFGGWNFISIPWLAGMVFLFVFEFIEGNTVTRIYFMRLRRLTQEALQVGEFTPELEKARAENVPAFTHFLDLPMLLLIITLGALKPDTWEVFVAGSLVAIALAVALTLFIPRLYPWTAK